ACAAAGGCAATAGCCACAGGTGTCCCGTCGCGACTCACCGCGATCATCCCATCCTCGGGAGGATTGTCATCGGTATCTTCCAACTCCTGAACCCACTCCTGTTCGACCATCCGGTAACCACCGTCGACCTCGAAACATGCGTTCCACAGTTGTGTGCACCACGCAGCGTCTGTTCGTTGCAGAGGACGCCAAACTGCGTCCGCAATAGGGGGTAGAGCTATCCGCATTACAAAAACCTACCAACCGCTGTGGCCCCCGGCCCCCCGATTACGGCCGCTAGTGTGCCGATGGTGAAGCGTATATGGTGGCTTGTGGGATCACTCGCTCTTGCCGTCCTGGCGGCGTGTTCGGGTAATGGTGCAGCCTCCGGGTTCGATCCGGAGACGACGGTATTCATGCGTGACAACGTCTTTGACCGCGACCTATACGTGGTCGACGTCGGTACTACGGTGACCTTTGTCAACGAAGGCCGAAATATTCACAACGCCTCCGATTCGGGGGGAGCATGGTCGACGTTGGACAGCTTAGGAAGCCTCATCATGGGTCCCGGCGACTCGACCGAAATAACGTTTGCAGAGCCTGGCGAGTATCTGTTCATCTGCTCCTTCCACTCGGCAAACGGAGTGGGCATGGTGGCCACGTTGGTCGTGAAGGAACCGGGAGCGCCCGCGCCGATCCAGACCGCTACTTCCGAACCAGATCACCCCCCTACGGATTTCTCGGGTACGACCCGTCATGTTCCCGCCGACTATCCGACCATCCAGTCAGCGGTTGACGCGGCCGGCCAGGGCGACCTCATCTTGATCGCCCCTGGCACCTACCGTGAGGAGGTAGCCGTCACGACCGAGAATCTGGTCATCAGGGGCGAGGACCGCAATAACACCATCATCGACGGCGAAGGGGTCAGGTCAAATGGCATTTTGATCACCGCCGACGGGGTAGCCGTCGAAAACCTGACCGTTATCAACCCGGTTGGTAACGGTGTCTTCTGGACGGGTGTGACGGGCTTTCGCGGGTCCTATCTCACAACCATATATGCCGGTAATTACGGGATCTACGCATTCGACTCATCTGACGGACTCATCGAGTACTCGCTCGGGACGGGAGCTCCCGACTCGGGGTTCTACGTTGGCCAATGCGACCCGTGCAACGCCATCGTCACCAACGTCATCTCCGAGTACAACGGCATGGGATATTCGGGGACGAACGCCTCAACCGAGATGTATCTCATCAATTCGATATGGCGACACAACGGCGCCGGCCTGGTACCCAACACGCTCGACGGTGAAAAACTCGCCCCATTCCACGACGTCACGATCGTCGGAAATCTCATCCACGACAACAGCCGAACCGACGTTCCATTCAAAAACGCCACCTGGCCCTCTTTTGGCAATGGCATCATCCTGGCCGGGGGGAACACGTCGCTCATCGAGCGGAATCGGATCGTCAACCATCTTGGAAATGGAATCGTCATATCACCAAACCTCGATAAGAAGTTCTGGTTTTCAAGCGGCAACATCGTCCGGGACAACGTCATCGAAGGAAGCGGCCGAGCTGATCTGGCCCTCGCTGGACTAGCCGACGCAGGGAACTGCTTCGAAGGTAACACTTACTCGACCTCGCTACCGGTCGGCCTGGAGTTGAGTCAGCCCTGCGATGGTCTCCGCCTGCCGGTTCTGTATGAGCTCATGGGAGCGTTGGAACCGCTTGGCAGGGTCGCTCAAAACGGAACAGGATCCCGGCCAGACGCACCGGTCGGGTCTACCCCCCTTCCCGCGCCCCAAGACCAAATGCCTGGTGGGCCCGATGCACCCGTCCGACCGGCGGTCAACGTTTTTGCTTCCTATCCACTCGATCTGCAATCTCTGACGGTGCCGGGCCTTCCGGACGGCGCCACTATTACTCAACAGAAAGGGATCACCGTGTTCGGACTCTCATTGGCAATGGGCGCCTGGTCCATATTCTTCGGGTTGTGGGCCTACCTCATGCCCTTCATGCTTTTTGCCGCGCTGCTGGCCCTGGGTCTATGGGATCTCACCAAGTCGGATGAACGGTCGAAGGGTGCCACCATCGGTTGGATTCTGGTCCAACTGCTCATTCCGTTTGTTGGCGTCCTTGCCTACTTCCTATTTGGCAGCTCATTGCCTCGGTGGAAACGGTATTCGATCGCGCTAGGTGGTCTGGGTTCATACCTGGTGCTCCTCGGAGTCGGAGCGCTGGTTGGCGGCATCGTCTGACGTGACCAAACCATCCCCCGACGAGCACGGGTTGACCCGCCGGGACGCGCTCCGCACCGTCGGCCTCGGAGGTGCGGCCCTCGGCGCCGGTTTTCTCGGTGGCTCACTCCGCGAACCAGCCCTGGCCTCCTCCGACTCCCCCCGCTCGGCGTTCTATGGATCTGACGCCACCGGCCCTGGATATACGGGCGAATTTGATCCACCTGAGAGTCTCGATGCTTCGGCGCTCGTCGACGTCACCATCCCCCCTCCTGCTCGCACCGGCTCACAACAGATCACGCTCTCGGTCGTAGAGAGCCGCAACGAAGTGGCGGCGGGCCAGAGCATTAACCAATGGACGTTTGATGGCTCAGCACCCGGGCCCATAATCCGGGCAACCGAAGGCGATCTGCTCGAGATCACCGTTCATAACCAGACGGATCACAACCATAACTTGCACCTGCACGGGCGTCACTCCCCTTCGATGGATGGCTGGGAACCCATCCCCCCCGGCGGTCAATTCACCTACGAGATCAAAGCCTGCCCAGCGGGAGTTCATCCCTATCACTGCCACACCATGCCGCTCGCCAAGCACGTAGCCAAGGGACTGTACGGGACCATGATCGTTGATCCGATTGGTGGACGTCCGCCCGCTCACGAGTTCGTGCTCTTGCTGTCTGGCTGGGACGTTGACGAAGACGGACGCAACGAGATCTACACCTGGAACGGCGTAGCGGGATACTTCGCCAGATATCCCATCAAGGTCCCGGTTGGAGATCCGGTCCGGGTGTACGTTGTGAACATGACCGAGTACGACCCGGTCGGCTCGTTTCACCTGCACGCTCAGACGTTCGACGTGTTTCCTACCGGGACCGGCCTGAACCCGACCGGCCATACAGACACGATCACTCTCGGCCAAGGAGAACGGGCCATTGTTGAGTTCGCACTGCCCGAATTGGGGAGGTACATGTTTCACCCCCATCAGCACCACATGGCCGGAGCCGGAGCCATGGGATGGTTCGCTGCGATCTAACCAGCTTCCCTGGCCCGCTCGGCCACCGACATGACCGCGGCCAACAGGGCGGCTTTTTGGTTCTCGACGTCGACGTCCGTGAGGTTCCGTATGGGGCGCCAGATCATGCCAAGCGCCGAAGCCGCCAACACCCGGCCGACCGACGAACGCCGGTTCCCGCGAATCGCATGGCGCATGGCCTGGTTGGAGGCCCGAAGTCGCTTTCCAACGAGCGGGTGACTGGACACGGCCTTGTCACCATCGACCCAGACAACGATGTCGCGATGTTCGAGCATGGCATCGAGATAGTCGGCCAACATGAGCTCAAGTTGGTCAGGAAAACCGGGATGGCGGGGGTAGGCAGCCACCACTCGCTCAAGGCGACTGAGAAGCGGGTCAACCAGCTCTATCAGTAACTCATCCTTTGATTCGAGGTGGTAGCCGAAGGCAGCTTTACTCATGCCGACCTCGGCAACCAGGTCGGCGACGGAGACCCCATCGAAGCCCTTCTCGGCGAACAGTCGGAGTGCGGCATTGAGGAGTTCGTCGCGGCGGTTCACGTTTTCAACATACTCACTTGACGATCGTACAGTACAGACCCTAGATTATTCATCCTCCGGACCGCCGTCAAAGGACGACCCCATCCGGTGGACCACAGCCTCACATCGCCCAGAAAGACCATTCGCATGCACAAACCAACCCGACAGCGCCAGGAGCACCCGGGAACCCCAAGCCACAAGGCAGGGCGAGCCTACAAGGGGGCCAACCTCGTGACTCAGCACGACGCTTCAGCCAAAAAGAACGTTGGCAGGGCGAGCGCTGCCAAGAAGCCGGCTGCCAAGAAGTAGCCAACCAATAGAGCCTTAACGGGCTATTTGGCGAGCACGATCCCGTAGACGAACCCCAAGGGTCCCATACGCCACAATTTGTCAACCCGGAGCGGGGCGTCAGCGTACAGCTCTTCGGGTGGCGCCAACTTGTCGAGCGAACGGTGTAGGTACCGGTAGGACTCGCGCCCTCCCACCGCTGCTCCGATCATTGGCAGGACGACCGCAGAGCCAGCCCGATGCAACCCGGCAAGAAACCGGCTCTTCGGGCGGCCTAGGTCGACGATCACCGCTTTACCTCCGGGCTTGAGGACCCGTTCGATCTCGGCCAGCGTGTCTGCCACCGAGGTGAGGTTGCGGAACACGTACGCAGAGAACACTGCATCAAATGAGTCGTCAGGAAACGGAAGCGATTCGCCGTATCCAACGACCTTTTCGTCCATCGGATTGATCTTCAACATCTCGAACTCCGGATCAAGGCCGACGACCTCAAACCCGGCCAGGACCGGGAGAGCTGCGCCCGTACCCGTCCCGAGGTCGAGCAGGCGTCCCCTGGGCAGTTCGGCAATAGCCCGACGACGCCAATTCTGTTCCTGACCGAACGAGAGCACCTTGTTGATGAAATCATACGTACCGGCAATGTCGGTGAAGACGCCGTCGGAATTACGGGGAAGTGCCACTCGATCAGGCGCCGAGTACGTCGAACCCGACATACGGCCGGATCGCCTCCGGGAGCAGCACCGTACCATCGGACTGTTGGTGATTCTCGATGATGGCCAGAATGGTTCGACCGACCGCCACCGCCGTGCCGTTGAGGGTGTGAATCGTCCGGTTACCGGAGTCGTCTTTCATCCGTATCTTGAGCCGTCGGGCTTGATAATCGGTCGTGTTCGAACAGGAGGTAATTTCCCGATAGGCATTTTGTGAGGGAATCCATGCTTCGATGTCGTACTTCTTGGCAGCACTCGATCCCAGATCGCCGGCGGCCACGTTCATCACCCGGTATGGCAACTCAAGGGCTTGGACGATCCGCTCCTCCATTCCAAAGAGGAACTCGTGTTCGTCCCAGGATGTGTCTGGATGACAGAACGAAAACATCTCGACCTTGTCGAACTGATGGACCCGGAAGATTCCCCGAGTGTCCTTCCCATAGGTACCTGCCTCGCGCCGGAAACAGGTCGAGAATCCCGCGTATCGAATCGGCAGCTCACCGGTCAGGATCTCGTCTGCATGCAGGGCGGCCAGAGGCACTTCGGCCGTACCGACCAGGTAAAGATCATCATCACCAAGCGAATACACTTGCTCGCGGTCGGCCGGGAAAAACCCCGTTCCAAACAGGGCCTCCTCCCTGACAAGCACGGGAGGAATCACCGGAGTGAATCCCTCACCGGACAACAGCTCAAGCGCCCATCTGACGAGCCCGAGTTCAAGCATCACTGCCTGGCCCTTCAGATACGCGAAGCGCGAACCAGACACCTTGGCCCCGGCCACGACGTCGATGATCCCCAGGGCCTCTCCGATCTCCTGGTGGTCTCGAACCTCAAAGTCGAATTCCCGCGGAACCCCCCATTGCTTGATTTCGACGTTGTCGGCGTCGGTTTCACCCGTGGGGACCGATTCGTGAGCAAGGTTGGGAACGGTGACCCACAAGGCATCAAACTCAGCTTGGAGTTCGTCGGCATTCGCCGACAATCGTTTGTACTCGTCGGCAAGGACCGCGGCCCGCTCGACGGCAGCTGGTCGCTCTTCGGCGGAGAGGGTTGCGATCTCTTTGCCAATAATCTTCTGGTCGGCCCTGGCCTCCTCGGCGCCCCTCCGGATCAGGCGCAGCGAGGCATCAAGCTCGACAAGTCGACCAACGTCGATCTCGGCGCCCCGCCTGGTCAGGCTGGCCCTCAGTTCGTCGGGTCGTTCGCGGAGCAGGTTGATGTCAATCATCGCGGTTTGATCCTAGGGGGTCGTTGTGGTCGTGCTGTCGGGAATTTGCGCATCCTGACTGATAAAGATCTCCAGGGTTTCCGCGCCCGGAGCGTCGACGTCGATCACCTCCGTGACGGCCCGTACGGAGATGAGATACCGCTGGCCCCCTTCGACTGGCAGGTCGACAAAACTGACCGCCCCCTGGGCGTTGGCTTCGAGGAGATCAATCGTTTCCGATCTCTGTATTGGCTCGCCAGAACTGGCGTCTTGCATGGTCAGGGCGATCGTCAAGTTGTTCTCGGGTAGGTTGCCGCCGTTAAAGACCACCACCTGGACGGTAACGGTCTCCGTGTACGGGAGTCGGTCAGCGTCAAAGCCTTCACTACCGCCCATCGGAGCAGGGTCGGTTATCAGGTTGCTGATCTCAAGGGCTCGCTGGCCGGTCAATACTTCCGAGGATCGAAGGCGCTCGCTCAGGCTCATGATGAAGCCGGTCGTCACCGAGTCAACCGGTACGAAGCGAACGTCCGGCATCTGGGTTTCTGGGATCTCCAACTCGAGTCGCACCGCGTCGAGCTCCTGGATCAGGATTCGATACAGCTCGTCGGCTACCCGTAACTCGGAAACGGCTGCTGCCAACTCGGCGTCGCCCAGTCCCGCGGTCGGAAGGTCGACAACCTTGAGGGTCGCTTCTTTGAACGACGTCACCCCCGCCTGCCAACGTTCAAAGGTGGTCACGGCCAGCCGGCGGGTCCCACGCACCTCGGCAGGCAAGTCTTCCGGCGGCGGCACCATTTCGAGAGCCGTGGTCAGTGAGTCCTCGACTTGCTCGATGGCAGCCACGTACTCATCGCGTCCCATGAGAAGCGGCCCGGTGGCCAACTCGAAAAAGCTGTCAGCATCTGATCGGAGGTCGAGCGTAACCTCGGTGACGATGTCATAGAAGTCCCGGGAGGCCACCTTGCCGGTCCCCAACGAGCCAAGCAGCAACGAGATGGCAATAGCCCCCGACAGGAGCACGGGAAGAATCAGCTTACGGCGGCGGCGCCGGCCACGTGGTTCGGGAAACATGCGTTCCTATTAAGGGGAGCAGAACATTAGACCGCTCCGTGTGGTGACAGTTCGTATCCGTACCGCCATCGCTTATTTGTCCGATTGACGGCAAGGCGGAGTCGTACAAGAGGTTGCAAACCGCGCGACAGAGCCGCGTACAATCAGCGGCCGCTCAAGCGGCCGACCGTGGGCGAAGGGGGACTTGAACCCCCACGAGCCTAAGCTCACAGGCACCTGAAGCCTGCGCGTCTGCCAATTCCGCCACTCGCCCGAGTGGAATTACAAGATACCACGGCCCGCACAGGACAAGGTATGGGTTTGGTAGCGGATACACTCAGGGACGTGAATCTTGTGCGCCATATCGAAAAACGACTTGAGAACGCCATGGAAGGTCTGGCGGGCAAAATGTTCAAGGGTCAACTGCACCCGGTTGAGTTGGCATCCCGAATGATCCGGGAAGCCGACCTGGCAGTTACCCAGGGCCCGGCCGGACCGGAAGCGCCCAACGAATTCGAGATTCGCATCGCGCCCGATTTGCTGACCGACGAACTTCCCGGCCGATACCTTCAAGAACTTGCCAGGGCGGCCGAAGACATGGCGATCGAGCGCGGCTGGCGACTGGCCGGGCCCGTGCGTGTCAAGCTGATCGAGGATCCCAATCTCAGCTCAGGAATCACCTGCACGGTCTCGACGGTCCCCGGTGATCTGAAGTCGTGGGCCAGACTCACCGGGAGCGATGGAGTATTTGAACTACGTTTCAACCGGCTTCTGGTCGGACGGTCCGAAGACTGCGATGTTCGAATCAGCCAGAGCTCCGTGTCCAGAAACCATGCCCGTTTCTGGCGAGACGGGTCCGGCGTGTGGGTCGAGGATCTGCATTCGTCAAACGGGACCAGCGTCAACGGGACCCCCATCACCCAAACGACTCTGGTGGCCGACGGATCGGTCGTATCGTTCGGTCCGAGCGCCTACACCCTTCGTCTCATTGCATGACCGAGTTCATACTCGCGCTCCTCAAGCTGATCTTCATCGCGCTGCTGTTCCTTTTCGTATGGCAGATCGCCAGGGCGATCGGATCCCATCTCGGCGGGTTCGAACGCCGCAAGCGGATCAAGGCCGGATCGGAGATAGTTTTTGTACGATCAGAGAACCAGTCGGGCCTCGATTTCACGGTTGAAGACGTCGTAGTGGTTGGCAGGTCGGACCAGGCCGATGTGTTCCTCGACGATTCCTATGCGTCTGAGTTCCACATGCGCTTTTCTTCGATCGATGGTGCCCTGGTGATCCAGGATCTAGGATCCACGAACGGCACCTATGTCAATGGACGGCGAATCGCAACTCCGGTCGGCCTCAGCAAGGGTGACGCAGTTCAAGTAGGCAAAACGGTCATGGAGGTCCGATGACGTTGACCTGGGCAACGGGCACCCACCAGGGGCGAGTCCGCGATCACAACGAAGACAGCGTCTACCCCCCCGAAGACGGGACGACCTCGGATTCGTTGCTGGTTGGGGTAGCCGACGGCATGGGCGGTCATGTGGCCGGAGAAATTGCCAGCCGACTGGCGCTGGCTGCGGCAGTCGCGGCAGATGGATCGCCCGGGCATCGGGTTCTAGCCGGCAACGACGCCGTCATTGCCGCTACCGAGGACGACATATCCCTTCGCGGCATGGGCACGACGATCAGCCTGGCCGAGATTCACCCGGACGGGCGGGCCGTCATCGGCCACGTCGGGGACTCTCGGATATACCTTTTGAGAAACGGCGCCCTGTATCAATTGACCGAGGACCACACGCTGGTCGCCGAACTACAAGCCGCTGGCAAAATCACTGCCGAAGAAGCCGTCAGCCATCCCCAGCGGAGCGTGCTCACCAGGGCAGCCGGTCTTACGTACGCATTGATCCCCGACGAACTCGAGGAACGATTGGAGGGTGGGGACCGTTTGATTCTCTGTTCCGACGGATTGTCAAACATGATCGATAACGACATCATCCTCTCCCTTGCCACCACCGAGTCGCTGCACCAAGTCGTGTGGTCGCTGATCGAGGCCGCCAATCAGGCAGGCGGCCATGACAACATCACGGTGGCGGTAGTCGACTTCCAGACGTGAGCCGTACCGCCGAAGGCGCATTGATTCTGGCAGCCGCCATGCTCGGCGCGTTCGGGGTTGCCCTCGTGAACATCGCCGGCCGGCAGGCGATTGGCGACGACGTAGCGTTGACGTTCTTTGTCATGATCACCGCGTTCGGCGCGCTTCACGCGGCGGTTCGCAGATGGGCTCCAAACGGGTCGCCATATCTCATTCCGCTGGCAGCACTACTTACGGCGGTCGGCCTGTCTGAAATCTATCGGCTCAATCCGGCCATGGCATCGCTGCAAAAGTGGTGGCTTCTCATCGGGGCAGGCCTGGGAATCCTTACCCTGTGGGGACTCTCGTCGGGTGGAACGCAGCTTCTCCGGCGCTACCGGTACATCATGCTCCTCTCTGCCCTCGGTTTGCTCGTCCTTCCACTCCTCCCTCAGCGATGGCCTCTCCCCCTACGCGGTCTCGCCGTCAACGGGTCCCGACTCTGGGTGTCAATCGACCTGGGGGTGATCCAGATGCGCTTCCAACCTGGAGAAATTGTGAAACTTCTCATCGTCGGCTTTCTGGCCTCGTTCCTGGCCGAGCGCCACGAGGCACTGGCCATGCGGACTCGCAAATTCGGTCCCTTCGAGCTACCCGAGCCGCGCCAAATGATCCCCATACTCGTGGCCTGGTTTGCCAGCTTCGGGGTGATGATCTATCAGCGCGATCTCGGCGCTTCGCTCCTACTCTTCTCGACCTTCATCGCCATGATGTATGTGGCCACCGCCCGCAACACCTACCTGGTGGTCGGCGGAGGGCTGTTCGCCCTGGGGTCGGTAGCTGCCTGGAGCGCCTTCACGCACGTCCAAACCCGCCTCGAGGCGTGGCTCGTACCCTTCGAGCACTACGAAACAACCGGCTACCAGATATCAAACGGCATCTTCGCGATGGCTTCCGGGAGCCTTTCGGGAACCGGTCTCGGGCTAGGTCGTCCGTCGCTCATTGCGTTTGCCCCAACCGACTTCATTTTCGCGGCGGTCGGCGAGGAGCTAGGCCTGGTCGGCTCGGTTCTCATCCTGGCCATATACGCGTTGATGGTTAGCG
This genomic interval from Acidimicrobiia bacterium contains the following:
- a CDS encoding right-handed parallel beta-helix repeat-containing protein, whose protein sequence is MKRIWWLVGSLALAVLAACSGNGAASGFDPETTVFMRDNVFDRDLYVVDVGTTVTFVNEGRNIHNASDSGGAWSTLDSLGSLIMGPGDSTEITFAEPGEYLFICSFHSANGVGMVATLVVKEPGAPAPIQTATSEPDHPPTDFSGTTRHVPADYPTIQSAVDAAGQGDLILIAPGTYREEVAVTTENLVIRGEDRNNTIIDGEGVRSNGILITADGVAVENLTVINPVGNGVFWTGVTGFRGSYLTTIYAGNYGIYAFDSSDGLIEYSLGTGAPDSGFYVGQCDPCNAIVTNVISEYNGMGYSGTNASTEMYLINSIWRHNGAGLVPNTLDGEKLAPFHDVTIVGNLIHDNSRTDVPFKNATWPSFGNGIILAGGNTSLIERNRIVNHLGNGIVISPNLDKKFWFSSGNIVRDNVIEGSGRADLALAGLADAGNCFEGNTYSTSLPVGLELSQPCDGLRLPVLYELMGALEPLGRVAQNGTGSRPDAPVGSTPLPAPQDQMPGGPDAPVRPAVNVFASYPLDLQSLTVPGLPDGATITQQKGITVFGLSLAMGAWSIFFGLWAYLMPFMLFAALLALGLWDLTKSDERSKGATIGWILVQLLIPFVGVLAYFLFGSSLPRWKRYSIALGGLGSYLVLLGVGALVGGIV
- a CDS encoding multicopper oxidase domain-containing protein; protein product: MTRRDALRTVGLGGAALGAGFLGGSLREPALASSDSPRSAFYGSDATGPGYTGEFDPPESLDASALVDVTIPPPARTGSQQITLSVVESRNEVAAGQSINQWTFDGSAPGPIIRATEGDLLEITVHNQTDHNHNLHLHGRHSPSMDGWEPIPPGGQFTYEIKACPAGVHPYHCHTMPLAKHVAKGLYGTMIVDPIGGRPPAHEFVLLLSGWDVDEDGRNEIYTWNGVAGYFARYPIKVPVGDPVRVYVVNMTEYDPVGSFHLHAQTFDVFPTGTGLNPTGHTDTITLGQGERAIVEFALPELGRYMFHPHQHHMAGAGAMGWFAAI
- a CDS encoding helix-turn-helix transcriptional regulator, translated to MNRRDELLNAALRLFAEKGFDGVSVADLVAEVGMSKAAFGYHLESKDELLIELVDPLLSRLERVVAAYPRHPGFPDQLELMLADYLDAMLEHRDIVVWVDGDKAVSSHPLVGKRLRASNQAMRHAIRGNRRSSVGRVLAASALGMIWRPIRNLTDVDVENQKAALLAAVMSVAERAREAG
- a CDS encoding class I SAM-dependent methyltransferase, coding for MSGSTYSAPDRVALPRNSDGVFTDIAGTYDFINKVLSFGQEQNWRRRAIAELPRGRLLDLGTGTGAALPVLAGFEVVGLDPEFEMLKINPMDEKVVGYGESLPFPDDSFDAVFSAYVFRNLTSVADTLAEIERVLKPGGKAVIVDLGRPKSRFLAGLHRAGSAVVLPMIGAAVGGRESYRYLHRSLDKLAPPEELYADAPLRVDKLWRMGPLGFVYGIVLAK
- the serS gene encoding serine--tRNA ligase, giving the protein MIDINLLRERPDELRASLTRRGAEIDVGRLVELDASLRLIRRGAEEARADQKIIGKEIATLSAEERPAAVERAAVLADEYKRLSANADELQAEFDALWVTVPNLAHESVPTGETDADNVEIKQWGVPREFDFEVRDHQEIGEALGIIDVVAGAKVSGSRFAYLKGQAVMLELGLVRWALELLSGEGFTPVIPPVLVREEALFGTGFFPADREQVYSLGDDDLYLVGTAEVPLAALHADEILTGELPIRYAGFSTCFRREAGTYGKDTRGIFRVHQFDKVEMFSFCHPDTSWDEHEFLFGMEERIVQALELPYRVMNVAAGDLGSSAAKKYDIEAWIPSQNAYREITSCSNTTDYQARRLKIRMKDDSGNRTIHTLNGTAVAVGRTILAIIENHQQSDGTVLLPEAIRPYVGFDVLGA
- a CDS encoding FHA domain-containing protein encodes the protein MNLVRHIEKRLENAMEGLAGKMFKGQLHPVELASRMIREADLAVTQGPAGPEAPNEFEIRIAPDLLTDELPGRYLQELARAAEDMAIERGWRLAGPVRVKLIEDPNLSSGITCTVSTVPGDLKSWARLTGSDGVFELRFNRLLVGRSEDCDVRISQSSVSRNHARFWRDGSGVWVEDLHSSNGTSVNGTPITQTTLVADGSVVSFGPSAYTLRLIA
- a CDS encoding FHA domain-containing protein; translation: MTEFILALLKLIFIALLFLFVWQIARAIGSHLGGFERRKRIKAGSEIVFVRSENQSGLDFTVEDVVVVGRSDQADVFLDDSYASEFHMRFSSIDGALVIQDLGSTNGTYVNGRRIATPVGLSKGDAVQVGKTVMEVR
- a CDS encoding serine/threonine-protein phosphatase, coding for MTLTWATGTHQGRVRDHNEDSVYPPEDGTTSDSLLVGVADGMGGHVAGEIASRLALAAAVAADGSPGHRVLAGNDAVIAATEDDISLRGMGTTISLAEIHPDGRAVIGHVGDSRIYLLRNGALYQLTEDHTLVAELQAAGKITAEEAVSHPQRSVLTRAAGLTYALIPDELEERLEGGDRLILCSDGLSNMIDNDIILSLATTESLHQVVWSLIEAANQAGGHDNITVAVVDFQT
- a CDS encoding FtsW/RodA/SpoVE family cell cycle protein, with product MSRTAEGALILAAAMLGAFGVALVNIAGRQAIGDDVALTFFVMITAFGALHAAVRRWAPNGSPYLIPLAALLTAVGLSEIYRLNPAMASLQKWWLLIGAGLGILTLWGLSSGGTQLLRRYRYIMLLSALGLLVLPLLPQRWPLPLRGLAVNGSRLWVSIDLGVIQMRFQPGEIVKLLIVGFLASFLAERHEALAMRTRKFGPFELPEPRQMIPILVAWFASFGVMIYQRDLGASLLLFSTFIAMMYVATARNTYLVVGGGLFALGSVAAWSAFTHVQTRLEAWLVPFEHYETTGYQISNGIFAMASGSLSGTGLGLGRPSLIAFAPTDFIFAAVGEELGLVGSVLILAIYALMVSVGMGIALRSRDLFRKLLAAGLTFSFGLQSLLIIGGIVRLFPLTGITLPFMSYGGSSLVSNFVLVALLVQVSHEERV